The Bradyrhizobium ottawaense genome window below encodes:
- a CDS encoding tyrosine-type recombinase/integrase produces the protein MRVCFSAGPNGPMDSRKTGPRRKASVNLTPHYRSSGKSVATNLLEVVRPPLTCCRRFQKPARCGLSFATSSDLSWVRPPPGRWRWTSSCRSVAPPTAARSVTACSADSTSTWSSTTPRPRSWSAELSRGPGRFRRRASLSEAELTSLIDACSFISPGTPLRGRTMATLIGLLASTGLRSGEVVRLDRGDVDLTNGGILVRKTKFRKDRLIPVHPTTQAAKLRRYARERDTVFPRPKGEAFFLSSRGCRLSATGLQSNFAKARKLAGLDNGKPLRPHDLRHRFAVTRLRLWHHERADVQALLPLLATYLGHANYSDTAYYLTGSSDPHQTGPHRGDASSHQRRGGGYHRSP, from the coding sequence ATGCGCGTGTGCTTCTCCGCTGGGCCGAACGGTCCTATGGATTCTAGGAAGACAGGGCCGCGGCGGAAGGCCTCAGTAAACCTAACGCCACACTATCGGAGCTCTGGAAAGAGCGTCGCGACCAATCTGCTTGAGGTAGTCAGGCCTCCTCTCACCTGTTGTCGCCGCTTCCAGAAGCCGGCACGCTGCGGGCTTTCGTTCGCTACGTCGAGCGATCTCAGCTGGGTGCGCCCGCCACCCGGACGATGGCGCTGGACTTCGTCCTGTCGTTCGGTGGCGCCGCCGACAGCCGCGCGGTCCGTCACGGCGTGCTCCGCCGATTCTACGAGTACCTGGTCGTCTACGACCCCCAGACCGAGGTCTTGGAGCGCAGAGCTTTCCCGTGGTCCAGGGCGATTCCGCCGCCGCGCATCCCTAAGTGAGGCTGAGCTGACGTCGCTTATCGACGCATGCAGCTTCATTTCGCCAGGGACCCCTCTCAGGGGCCGCACGATGGCGACGCTAATCGGATTGTTGGCCAGCACGGGGTTACGATCGGGCGAAGTGGTCAGGCTTGATCGCGGCGACGTCGATCTGACCAACGGGGGCATCCTCGTCCGTAAAACCAAGTTCCGTAAAGACCGCCTGATTCCTGTTCACCCAACGACCCAGGCAGCCAAACTTCGTCGATACGCCCGTGAGCGCGACACCGTGTTTCCCAGGCCCAAAGGCGAGGCGTTCTTCCTCAGCTCGCGAGGCTGCCGTCTGTCGGCAACCGGCTTGCAAAGCAACTTCGCTAAGGCCCGCAAGCTCGCGGGCCTTGACAATGGCAAGCCTCTGCGACCGCACGATCTCCGGCACCGGTTCGCGGTGACCAGGCTGAGGCTGTGGCACCACGAGCGCGCGGACGTCCAAGCGCTGCTGCCCTTACTCGCCACCTACCTCGGCCACGCCAACTATAGCGACACAGCCTACTACCTCACCGGCTCGTCGGATCCCCACCAAACGGGCCCACATCGAGGTGACGCATCATCTCACCAACGCCGAGGTGGAGGCTATCATCGCAGCCCCTGA
- a CDS encoding DUF6088 family protein, with amino-acid sequence MLDQPTTDLRPRLIARIDATPTEVWTPGDFADLGSRAAVDKTLQRLVAAGELRRIDRGLYDRPRKSNLTGKPMVPDYRAVIRAVARRDQARVVVDGMTAANDLGLTTAVPARIEVLVDARLKPIKLGKQVINFKSAAPSRLYWAGRPGMRVVQALYWMQDMMAGKDDRQAVENVLSKLFANPQHGKEIRDDLRAGLSAMPIWMQDFLRPLLEPDDAAEDHA; translated from the coding sequence ATGCTTGATCAACCGACCACAGACCTCCGCCCGCGGCTCATTGCCCGCATCGACGCAACGCCGACAGAGGTATGGACACCCGGTGATTTCGCTGATCTCGGCAGTCGCGCGGCCGTCGACAAGACGTTGCAGCGTCTCGTTGCGGCTGGCGAGTTGCGCCGCATCGACCGCGGGCTCTACGACCGGCCGCGAAAGAGCAACCTCACAGGCAAGCCGATGGTCCCCGACTATCGCGCGGTCATCAGGGCTGTGGCGCGCCGCGACCAGGCCCGCGTCGTGGTCGACGGGATGACTGCCGCGAATGATCTCGGCCTCACCACGGCCGTGCCGGCGCGCATCGAGGTCCTGGTCGACGCTCGCCTGAAGCCGATCAAACTTGGAAAGCAGGTCATCAATTTCAAGTCGGCGGCACCTAGCCGTCTTTATTGGGCCGGACGTCCGGGCATGCGCGTCGTTCAGGCGCTCTATTGGATGCAGGATATGATGGCGGGGAAGGACGATCGACAAGCGGTAGAGAACGTCCTCAGCAAGCTGTTCGCAAACCCGCAGCATGGAAAGGAGATTCGCGACGATCTCCGTGCAGGTCTTTCAGCTATGCCGATCTGGATGCAGGACTTTCTCAGGCCCTTGCTCGAACCTGACGACGCGGCGGAGGATCACGCGTGA
- a CDS encoding transposase, whose product MADPHFPGHDRHRHALANKAPWHGVAVRVDLDGAIIADDVGQFTQGSERRLSAERFQPMYLITRKADDRGASPVAPWMRTFATSRSHLSRCASNASQLGKE is encoded by the coding sequence ATGGCGGATCCGCACTTCCCCGGCCACGATCGTCACCGCCATGCGCTCGCCAATAAGGCGCCATGGCACGGAGTAGCTGTTCGCGTCGATCTCGACGGCGCAATCATTGCCGACGACGTGGGTCAGTTCACGCAAGGGTCCGAACGACGGCTGTCCGCCGAGCGGTTTCAACCGATGTATCTCATCACGCGCAAAGCGGATGATCGGGGCGCCTCGCCGGTCGCGCCCTGGATGCGAACGTTCGCAACATCACGCTCCCATCTGTCGAGATGCGCCTCGAATGCTTCCCAACTTGGGAAGGAATGA
- a CDS encoding helix-turn-helix domain-containing protein, with product MKTRAIVAWNVRRIRVERGISQEKLAYEAGVDRSYMGALERQSKNPTIDLLERIAETLDVHLSELFIRPSKSATTPKTLPGGRKPARPRRRKKK from the coding sequence ATGAAAACTCGTGCGATTGTGGCCTGGAATGTGCGTCGAATCCGCGTAGAGCGAGGTATTTCGCAAGAGAAATTGGCTTACGAAGCGGGGGTTGACCGCTCGTATATGGGGGCTCTTGAGCGGCAATCGAAGAACCCGACAATTGATCTTCTCGAACGCATCGCCGAGACGCTGGACGTTCATTTGTCCGAGTTGTTTATTCGGCCGTCTAAAAGTGCGACGACTCCCAAGACCCTGCCTGGAGGTCGCAAGCCGGCGCGTCCACGTCGCAGGAAGAAGAAATAG
- a CDS encoding VOC family protein, with product MTTPIIRGVNHIGITVPDIEAAKSFLVQAFGGQVIYQSFGPQDPPRQGPEFERAVGAFPGTVVRGQAMVKIGTGPDIELFEMHGPQQAQPIRASDFGITHFGVYTDDIDASVTRFEKAGGTRLTAPRAIPYATEKGLGNKVCYCRMPWGTTMEFITTPDRMPYHDQTALRRWQDED from the coding sequence ATGACCACACCTATCATCCGCGGCGTCAACCATATCGGCATCACGGTGCCCGACATAGAAGCCGCGAAATCGTTCCTGGTGCAAGCTTTCGGCGGCCAGGTGATCTATCAGTCCTTCGGGCCGCAGGATCCGCCGCGGCAAGGCCCCGAATTCGAGCGGGCCGTCGGAGCGTTCCCGGGAACGGTCGTGCGTGGACAGGCGATGGTCAAGATCGGCACCGGACCCGACATCGAGCTGTTCGAAATGCACGGCCCCCAACAAGCCCAGCCGATCCGAGCGAGCGACTTCGGCATCACGCATTTCGGTGTCTACACCGACGACATCGACGCCTCGGTCACGCGCTTCGAAAAGGCCGGAGGCACACGCCTCACCGCGCCGCGCGCGATTCCTTACGCAACCGAGAAAGGTCTTGGAAACAAGGTCTGTTACTGCCGAATGCCATGGGGCACCACGATGGAATTCATCACCACGCCAGATCGCATGCCTTACCACGACCAGACGGCCTTGCGGAGGTGGCAAGACGAGGATTGA
- a CDS encoding alpha/beta fold hydrolase produces MIATLKGFAQQLVPVNGIKINAVTGGSGPSILLLHGWPETWWEWHHVMPQLAAHFSVVAIDLRGAGFSDCPLGGYDKATMARDAHEVMAALGHQRYAVCGHDIGGMVALPLAAVYREAVTHLAVLDVPLPGWSGWEATIATLWHFGFHMSRDLPERLIHGREYDYVSSFMAERFYDHSSFDPADVEIYAKAMALPGRTRGGMEWYRTLAADHAAALEYKKQPLEIPVLALGGDHRFGPHMVPMVEEFASNVTGGSIARCSHYVADERPDAVAAALIEFIGAH; encoded by the coding sequence ATGATCGCGACTCTGAAGGGTTTTGCCCAACAGCTGGTGCCGGTGAACGGCATCAAGATCAACGCCGTCACGGGCGGCTCAGGCCCGTCGATTCTTCTGCTGCATGGCTGGCCGGAAACATGGTGGGAATGGCACCATGTGATGCCGCAACTGGCCGCGCATTTCAGCGTGGTCGCGATCGATCTGCGCGGCGCCGGCTTTTCCGACTGTCCGCTCGGCGGCTACGACAAGGCGACAATGGCGCGCGACGCGCACGAAGTGATGGCTGCCCTTGGCCATCAACGCTACGCAGTGTGCGGCCATGATATCGGCGGAATGGTGGCCTTGCCGCTGGCTGCTGTCTATCGAGAGGCCGTAACCCACCTGGCCGTTCTGGACGTTCCGCTTCCCGGCTGGAGCGGATGGGAGGCGACGATCGCAACGCTCTGGCACTTTGGTTTCCACATGAGCCGGGATCTCCCCGAGCGCCTGATCCATGGCCGTGAATACGACTATGTTTCGAGCTTCATGGCCGAGCGGTTCTACGATCACAGCAGCTTCGATCCGGCGGATGTCGAGATCTACGCCAAAGCAATGGCGCTCCCCGGCCGCACCCGCGGCGGCATGGAATGGTATCGCACCCTCGCCGCCGACCACGCAGCGGCGCTTGAGTACAAGAAGCAACCGCTCGAGATCCCGGTGCTGGCTCTCGGCGGGGATCATCGCTTTGGTCCGCATATGGTGCCGATGGTCGAGGAATTCGCCAGCAACGTAACGGGCGGCTCGATCGCCCGCTGTAGCCACTATGTCGCGGACGAGCGGCCGGATGCAGTCGCAGCCGCTCTGATCGAGTTCATCGGAGCCCATTGA
- a CDS encoding oxidoreductase, with protein sequence MKTWLITGCSSGFGQRLALAAAERGDQVVATARSVKTIEDMAEPFDGRMITVPLDVTDAAAAKAAVAKAVETFGGFDVLVNNAGYGLHGAIEEGTSDEYRPMFEVNLFGLIEATRAALPVMRRSGGAIVNMSSVAGISGGGGGGYYNAAKFAVEGISEALASELKPFGIRVLIVEPGPFRTDFLGRSITVAANEMPEYAGTSRRHYRETNNGNQAGDPDKAIAVILRAVDDDDAPLHLPLGPVAHAAAERKLAAFRSDIDAWHDITIATDFDPPGTRVASSDRTSTSTGQRP encoded by the coding sequence ATGAAGACTTGGCTCATCACAGGCTGCTCAAGCGGCTTCGGCCAGCGGCTCGCGCTCGCGGCGGCGGAGCGCGGCGATCAGGTCGTCGCGACGGCCCGCAGTGTCAAGACGATCGAGGATATGGCCGAGCCTTTCGACGGCCGCATGATCACCGTGCCACTGGACGTGACCGATGCGGCGGCAGCCAAGGCCGCGGTCGCAAAAGCGGTCGAGACCTTCGGCGGGTTCGACGTGCTCGTCAACAATGCCGGATACGGACTGCATGGCGCGATTGAGGAGGGGACGTCTGACGAATACCGGCCGATGTTCGAGGTAAACCTCTTCGGTTTGATCGAAGCCACCAGAGCCGCCCTGCCCGTCATGCGGCGCTCGGGCGGAGCGATCGTCAATATGTCGTCCGTCGCCGGCATCTCGGGCGGCGGAGGCGGCGGTTACTACAACGCCGCCAAGTTCGCCGTGGAAGGGATTTCCGAAGCGCTCGCCAGCGAGTTGAAGCCGTTCGGCATCCGAGTGCTGATCGTGGAGCCTGGGCCGTTTCGCACCGATTTCCTCGGCCGTTCGATCACAGTCGCCGCCAACGAGATGCCGGAATATGCCGGGACCTCGCGCAGGCACTATCGCGAAACCAATAACGGCAATCAGGCGGGCGACCCCGACAAGGCGATCGCAGTGATCCTGCGCGCCGTCGACGACGACGACGCCCCGCTTCACCTGCCGCTCGGCCCGGTCGCGCATGCTGCCGCCGAGCGAAAGCTGGCTGCCTTCCGCAGCGATATCGACGCCTGGCACGACATCACGATCGCTACCGATTTCGACCCGCCCGGAACGCGGGTCGCGAGCTCCGATCGAACGTCAACATCGACGGGACAGCGACCATGA
- a CDS encoding L,D-transpeptidase: MRFSVFGAMAIVLSGCASRSGLVEADIISTPSEYAQLVDGVYTLPAVDISGVDPAMLRQRVDYTTNEPVGTIVIDTAAHQLYLVEGDGKAMRYGIGVGKDGLAFAGTATIRRKAEWPHWTPTKNMMNREPARYGHLASGMAGGLGNPLGPRALYLFQGERDTMFRIHGTTEPETIGRAVSSGCIRLINQDIIDLYSRVKIGSRVVVIQGGRAVSS; the protein is encoded by the coding sequence ATGCGGTTCTCGGTATTCGGTGCAATGGCGATCGTTCTCTCGGGTTGTGCCAGTCGCAGCGGCCTCGTCGAGGCCGATATCATCAGCACGCCGAGTGAGTACGCGCAACTCGTCGACGGAGTTTACACCTTACCAGCCGTCGACATATCCGGCGTCGATCCGGCGATGTTGCGCCAGCGCGTGGACTATACGACGAATGAGCCTGTCGGGACGATTGTCATCGATACGGCTGCTCATCAGCTCTATCTTGTCGAGGGCGACGGAAAGGCCATGCGCTACGGCATTGGCGTTGGCAAGGATGGTCTCGCTTTCGCAGGCACCGCGACCATTAGGCGAAAGGCGGAATGGCCGCATTGGACTCCGACCAAGAACATGATGAATCGGGAGCCTGCGCGCTATGGCCATCTCGCCAGCGGAATGGCCGGCGGGCTTGGCAATCCCCTTGGACCACGCGCGCTGTACCTCTTTCAGGGCGAACGGGACACGATGTTCCGCATTCATGGGACGACCGAGCCGGAGACGATCGGTCGCGCCGTTTCGAGCGGATGCATTCGACTCATCAACCAAGACATCATCGATCTCTATAGCCGGGTCAAGATCGGCAGCCGCGTCGTCGTCATCCAGGGCGGCCGAGCGGTGAGTTCTTGA
- a CDS encoding TetR/AcrR family transcriptional regulator — translation MMTINTKLPVGRPREFDLDEAVRRAMQIFWDRGFHDASLPDLLAGMQLSKGSFYKAFGDKKSVFLRALEFYTDDGVRNVQEVLRSAPSPKAAIRNALVRYADLSSGKKGVRGCFGVLTAAEMLPGDPDIAEVIKRLFSRLQALFAATIAKGQAAGEIANRSDPEVIAHFIVSHAQGMRVLGKVGSRRDEMLKDADLLMEMLF, via the coding sequence ATGATGACCATCAATACCAAACTTCCTGTGGGACGCCCCCGTGAATTCGATCTCGACGAGGCGGTGAGGCGAGCGATGCAAATCTTTTGGGATCGTGGGTTTCACGACGCATCGTTGCCTGATCTGCTTGCCGGAATGCAGCTTTCGAAGGGCAGCTTCTACAAGGCTTTCGGTGACAAGAAATCTGTCTTCCTGCGCGCCCTCGAGTTCTACACCGACGATGGCGTACGAAACGTCCAGGAGGTTCTGCGATCAGCCCCCTCGCCGAAGGCGGCAATCCGCAACGCGTTGGTGCGGTATGCGGATTTGTCGTCTGGGAAAAAAGGGGTGCGCGGTTGTTTCGGTGTGTTGACGGCTGCCGAGATGTTGCCGGGAGATCCCGACATCGCAGAGGTGATCAAGCGTCTTTTCTCCAGGCTTCAAGCCCTGTTCGCTGCAACGATCGCGAAAGGACAGGCCGCCGGCGAAATCGCCAATAGGTCCGATCCTGAAGTCATCGCGCACTTTATCGTCTCACATGCACAAGGCATGCGGGTGCTTGGTAAAGTTGGATCACGCCGCGACGAGATGCTGAAAGATGCCGATCTCCTGATGGAGATGCTTTTTTAA
- a CDS encoding DUF308 domain-containing protein has product MTLSTTRPSPKANAWLKRYYFIRSAVAALWAVAALTIARDRSHLAAILLVAYPLWDALANYLDAQRSSGLASSKSQMVNVIISIITAIAVTIALTRSMNAVLLIFGAWAVVAGLLQLATGVGRWGSAGAQWAMILSGAQSALAGCFFVYRAGVVTNVGISDVAGYAAFGAFYFMVSAVWLWSTGLRRSSVQTTA; this is encoded by the coding sequence ATGACGCTCAGCACTACACGTCCTTCTCCGAAAGCCAATGCCTGGCTCAAGCGCTACTATTTCATTCGCTCTGCCGTCGCGGCTCTATGGGCGGTTGCGGCCTTGACGATCGCCAGAGACCGTTCCCATCTCGCGGCCATCCTGCTGGTTGCCTATCCCTTGTGGGATGCCCTCGCCAACTATCTCGACGCGCAACGCAGCAGTGGGCTTGCTTCGAGCAAGAGCCAGATGGTCAATGTCATCATTAGCATTATTACTGCAATAGCGGTCACCATCGCGCTGACGCGGAGCATGAATGCCGTGCTTTTGATCTTCGGGGCATGGGCGGTCGTCGCGGGGCTTCTTCAGCTTGCGACCGGCGTGGGCCGCTGGGGATCGGCCGGCGCACAATGGGCGATGATCCTCAGCGGCGCACAGTCGGCGCTGGCGGGGTGCTTCTTCGTCTACCGGGCGGGGGTTGTTACCAATGTCGGGATTAGTGACGTTGCCGGCTACGCCGCGTTCGGTGCCTTCTACTTTATGGTTTCGGCCGTTTGGCTATGGAGCACCGGCTTGCGTCGCTCTTCTGTGCAAACCACTGCGTAG
- a CDS encoding IS110 family transposase, translating to MSQTPSTAIAVIGIDIGKNSFHVVGHDTRGAIVLRQKWSRGQVEARLANMQPCLIGMEACVGAHHLSRKLASLGHDARLMPAKYVRPYSKGPKNDFNDAEAIAEAVQRPTMKFVATKTAEQLDLQALHRVRERLVSQRTGIINQIRAFMLERGIAVRQGIGFLRTELPTILATRTDALSPRMLRVIEELAGDWRRLDQRIDSLSGEIEALARQDQACSRLMTVPGIGPIISSAMVAAIGTGDVFSKGRDFGAWLGLVPKQISTGDRTILGKISRRGNRYLRVLFVQAAWVVLVRIKNWERYGLRSWIEAAKKRLHHNVLAIALANKLARIAWAVLAKGRAFELTRTNDADVQSA from the coding sequence ATGTCCCAGACACCCAGTACTGCGATCGCCGTGATCGGCATCGATATCGGCAAAAACTCGTTCCACGTCGTGGGCCACGATACGCGCGGCGCCATCGTGCTGCGGCAAAAGTGGTCGCGTGGCCAGGTGGAGGCGCGGCTCGCCAATATGCAGCCTTGCCTGATCGGCATGGAAGCCTGCGTCGGCGCACATCATTTGAGCCGCAAACTCGCATCGCTAGGTCACGATGCCAGGTTGATGCCGGCCAAATATGTCCGCCCTTATAGCAAAGGACCGAAGAACGACTTCAATGATGCCGAAGCGATTGCCGAAGCCGTGCAACGCCCGACGATGAAGTTCGTGGCGACCAAGACCGCGGAGCAACTGGATCTGCAGGCGCTGCATCGGGTGCGCGAGCGGCTGGTGTCGCAACGCACCGGCATCATCAACCAGATTCGCGCCTTCATGCTGGAACGCGGGATCGCGGTGCGCCAGGGTATCGGCTTCCTGCGCACAGAACTGCCCACCATCCTTGCCACGCGCACCGATGCCCTGTCGCCACGCATGTTGCGTGTCATCGAGGAGTTGGCAGGCGACTGGCGCCGGCTGGATCAGCGCATCGATAGCCTCTCCGGCGAGATCGAAGCACTGGCCCGTCAAGATCAGGCATGTTCGCGCCTGATGACGGTGCCTGGCATCGGGCCGATCATTTCGAGCGCCATGGTAGCCGCGATCGGCACTGGAGACGTCTTCTCCAAAGGCCGTGACTTCGGCGCCTGGCTCGGACTGGTGCCCAAGCAGATCTCGACGGGAGACCGCACGATCCTCGGCAAAATCTCAAGGCGCGGCAATCGCTACCTGCGCGTTCTGTTCGTGCAGGCGGCATGGGTGGTGCTGGTCAGGATCAAGAACTGGGAACGTTACGGACTCAGATCCTGGATCGAAGCCGCCAAGAAGCGATTGCACCACAACGTGCTAGCGATCGCACTCGCCAACAAGCTTGCCCGCATCGCCTGGGCGGTGCTGGCTAAAGGACGCGCCTTCGAGCTGACAAGGACCAACGATGCAGACGTCCAATCCGCTTGA
- a CDS encoding IS5 family transposase, with amino-acid sequence MRYELTDYEWSVIKPMLPNKSRGVPRVNDRRVLNGIFWVLRSGAPWRDLPENFGPYTTCYNRFVRWRRAGVWAKLMSALAGAHDAAVQMIDTSIVRVHQHGACITRNWRQSMGRSRGGLTSKIHAVVDSNGLPVQLALSPGEAHDVRLAGKLLSRLRSGSMLLADRGYDADWIRELAMKKGAWANIPPKSNRTDPICFSPYLYRARNRVERFFNRIKQCRRVATRYDRLAGNYLAFIQLASIRLWLAARYESAP; translated from the coding sequence ATGCGCTACGAACTCACGGACTATGAGTGGTCCGTCATTAAGCCGATGTTGCCGAATAAGTCGCGCGGCGTGCCGCGGGTGAATGACCGTCGTGTCCTCAACGGCATCTTCTGGGTCTTGCGATCCGGAGCGCCATGGCGCGACCTGCCAGAAAACTTCGGTCCGTACACCACTTGCTACAATCGATTCGTTCGCTGGCGACGGGCCGGCGTGTGGGCCAAGCTCATGAGCGCACTGGCCGGCGCCCATGATGCTGCCGTGCAGATGATCGACACTTCCATTGTTCGCGTACATCAACATGGGGCCTGCATCACAAGAAACTGGCGTCAATCGATGGGAAGGTCACGCGGCGGTCTGACGAGCAAAATCCACGCGGTGGTCGACAGCAATGGTCTACCGGTACAACTTGCGTTGAGTCCTGGCGAGGCGCACGACGTTCGACTTGCCGGTAAACTGCTCTCTCGTTTGAGATCCGGATCAATGCTGCTCGCCGACCGCGGCTACGACGCTGACTGGATCAGGGAGCTTGCCATGAAAAAGGGCGCATGGGCCAATATCCCGCCGAAAAGCAATCGGACCGATCCGATCTGCTTCAGCCCGTATCTCTACCGCGCCCGCAACCGCGTCGAGCGGTTCTTCAACAGGATCAAACAATGCCGTCGGGTGGCGACGCGCTACGACAGGCTTGCTGGAAACTACCTTGCCTTCATCCAACTTGCATCTATCCGGCTATGGCTCGCCGCTCGTTATGAGTCCGCGCCCTAG
- a CDS encoding IS701-like element ISBj6 family transposase, with amino-acid sequence MIHGWSALGGLTMPGWEDELERWLMPFLDRLGHKTRQRMCPLYVAGLIGPGDRKSVQPMAERLVTSNYDQLHHFIADGVWDATPLETELLNQADRLVGGRDAVLVIDDTSLPKKGERSVGVAAQYASALGKTANCQTLVSLTLARGEVPVMVALRLFLPDSWTSDMPRLKRARVPIEHRTPRSKPEIALAEIDRAMAANMRFGCVLADAGYGLSAPFRQGLTERGLAWAVGIPRHQKVYPVDVKLIWPITKVRGKPRKHHVPDILSIAAEQMLASAKWKTVSWRSGTKGRLKARFAALRVRTADGPPQRIWDKGQQHLPGDEVWLIGEQRASGESKYYLANLPATTDLRTLAATIKARWICEQAHQQLKEELGLDHFEGRSWQGLHRHALMTMIAYAFLQHRRLAYAGRKKKNQRASASTNHARRTPCHRRSHPSAAASAMPILPKANP; translated from the coding sequence ATGATTCATGGGTGGTCGGCTCTTGGAGGGCTGACCATGCCGGGATGGGAAGACGAACTCGAACGCTGGCTGATGCCGTTCTTGGACCGGCTGGGTCATAAGACCCGGCAGCGGATGTGTCCTCTGTATGTTGCGGGATTGATCGGTCCTGGCGATCGCAAGAGCGTTCAGCCGATGGCGGAACGCCTTGTCACGAGCAACTACGACCAGTTGCACCATTTCATTGCCGACGGTGTCTGGGACGCGACGCCGCTGGAGACAGAGCTGCTCAACCAGGCGGACCGACTCGTCGGCGGCAGGGATGCGGTGCTGGTTATTGATGACACCTCACTGCCGAAGAAGGGTGAGCGATCGGTCGGTGTTGCGGCGCAATACGCATCGGCTCTCGGTAAAACTGCAAATTGCCAAACGCTGGTGTCTTTAACGCTTGCGCGCGGCGAAGTGCCAGTGATGGTCGCGTTACGTCTCTTTCTGCCTGACAGCTGGACAAGCGACATGCCCCGTTTGAAGCGCGCTCGCGTGCCAATCGAACACCGAACGCCACGGTCCAAGCCGGAGATCGCTTTGGCCGAGATTGACCGCGCGATGGCAGCCAACATGCGCTTTGGATGTGTGCTGGCGGATGCAGGATACGGCCTCAGCGCACCGTTTCGACAAGGGCTAACAGAGCGCGGGCTGGCCTGGGCGGTCGGTATCCCTCGGCACCAGAAAGTGTATCCCGTCGATGTGAAGCTCATTTGGCCGATCACCAAAGTCCGTGGCAAACCACGAAAGCACCACGTGCCCGATATCTTATCGATTGCGGCAGAACAAATGCTGGCCAGCGCCAAATGGAAAACCGTGAGTTGGCGTAGCGGGACGAAAGGTCGGCTCAAAGCCCGATTTGCTGCCCTCCGTGTCCGCACCGCCGACGGCCCTCCGCAGCGGATATGGGATAAAGGTCAGCAGCATCTCCCAGGCGACGAAGTCTGGCTCATTGGCGAGCAACGTGCCTCCGGGGAGAGCAAATACTATCTCGCCAATCTTCCGGCGACGACGGATCTGCGCACGCTGGCCGCCACCATCAAGGCACGGTGGATTTGTGAGCAGGCGCATCAACAGTTGAAGGAGGAGCTTGGACTTGATCACTTCGAAGGGCGATCATGGCAAGGTCTTCATCGCCACGCCCTTATGACAATGATTGCCTACGCCTTCCTGCAACATCGTCGCCTCGCATACGCGGGGCGGAAAAAAAAGAATCAACGGGCCTCCGCCTCAACCAACCATGCCCGCCGTACGCCATGCCATCGTCGATCTCATCCTTCGGCCGCCGCCTCAGCAATGCCCATATTGCCGAAAGCAAATCCTTGA